A genomic region of Clavibacter michiganensis subsp. insidiosus contains the following coding sequences:
- a CDS encoding IS481-like element IS1122 family transposase, whose product MSHANARLTVHGRVLLVRRVVEDRRPVSHVARELGVSRQCAHRWVNRFRSEGFEGLSDRSSRPRRVPTRTSPERERAVVEARTRLRSGPARLAPVTGVPARTISRILRRHGAPPLAWLDPVTGAVIRASRSTANRYEHEHPGDLIHVDVKKLGRIPDGGGWRAHGRSEQVRGRGIGFDYVHAVVDDHTRLAYAEIHPDEKGVTAAGFLTRAAAYFAEHGITRIERVLTDNAFAYRHSAAFQNAVTQLGARQKFIRPHCPWQNGKVERFNRTLATEWAYRQPFTSNQARTDALDPWIQHYNTERIHSSHGLTPAARVSPT is encoded by the coding sequence ATGTCCCACGCTAATGCTCGTCTGACGGTTCACGGGAGGGTTCTCCTCGTGCGGCGGGTGGTCGAGGATCGTCGGCCGGTCTCGCATGTCGCGCGCGAACTCGGTGTGTCGCGTCAGTGCGCGCATCGGTGGGTGAATCGGTTCCGGTCCGAGGGCTTCGAAGGCTTGTCGGACCGGTCCTCGAGGCCGAGACGGGTGCCGACGAGGACGAGCCCGGAACGAGAACGAGCCGTCGTGGAAGCGAGGACCCGATTGCGATCAGGTCCTGCCCGGTTGGCGCCGGTGACCGGTGTTCCAGCCCGCACGATCTCCCGCATCCTGCGGCGGCACGGGGCACCGCCGTTGGCATGGTTGGACCCCGTCACCGGGGCCGTGATCCGGGCATCCCGGTCGACGGCAAACCGGTACGAGCATGAGCATCCCGGCGACCTGATCCACGTCGACGTGAAGAAGCTCGGCCGGATCCCGGACGGCGGCGGCTGGCGGGCGCATGGCCGCAGCGAACAGGTTCGTGGTCGTGGGATCGGGTTCGATTACGTCCACGCCGTGGTCGATGACCACACCCGCCTCGCCTACGCGGAGATCCACCCGGACGAGAAGGGCGTGACCGCGGCAGGGTTCCTGACCCGGGCCGCGGCGTACTTCGCCGAGCACGGCATCACCCGCATCGAACGGGTCCTGACGGACAACGCGTTCGCCTACCGGCACTCGGCCGCGTTCCAGAACGCGGTCACGCAGCTCGGTGCGAGGCAGAAGTTCATCCGCCCGCACTGCCCCTGGCAGAACGGCAAGGTCGAACGCTTCAACCGCACCCTCGCGACCGAGTGGGCCTACCGGCAACCCTTCACCAGCAACCAAGCCAGAACCGACGCCCTTGATCCGTGGATCCAGCACTACAACACTGAACGAATCCACTCGAGCCACGGGCTGACGCCCGCGGCCCGAGTGTCACCAACGTGA
- a CDS encoding DUF6226 family protein, giving the protein MPAYVRPVSDAAPAIADDGVPYGSRWGVADGPPEDACSRTSHPERFAPLHAVADALVAHLAATHEVTTVEGADPMLADPHPDAVRSVRLVPRDGTGRTLELEWTSFPGVLLHSGRRMAEAFPPCGCDACDDRWEDVADSLEEAVLLAAGQLPPPPEPFGELVH; this is encoded by the coding sequence ATGCCCGCCTACGTCCGCCCCGTGAGCGACGCGGCGCCCGCGATCGCCGACGACGGCGTGCCCTACGGGTCGCGCTGGGGTGTGGCCGACGGCCCGCCCGAGGACGCGTGCTCGCGCACGTCGCACCCTGAGCGGTTCGCGCCGCTGCACGCGGTCGCCGACGCGCTCGTCGCGCACCTCGCCGCGACGCACGAGGTGACGACCGTGGAGGGCGCGGACCCGATGCTGGCGGATCCGCATCCGGACGCCGTGCGCTCGGTCCGCCTCGTGCCGCGCGACGGGACCGGCCGGACGCTCGAGCTCGAATGGACGTCGTTCCCCGGCGTGCTGCTGCACAGCGGCCGGCGGATGGCCGAGGCGTTCCCGCCCTGCGGCTGCGACGCGTGCGACGACCGGTGGGAGGACGTGGCCGACTCCCTCGAGGAGGCGGTCCTCCTGGCCGCGGGCCAGCTGCCGCCGCCGCCCGAGCCGTTCGGCGAGCTCGTCCACTGA